A single window of Archangium gephyra DNA harbors:
- a CDS encoding ATP-binding protein, which produces MLHLRIHAKLLVAFIIVLLPVLGLLLVDLLSDLERTREDILDVQFMTAQAVAGQASETLDAAISFGWAVSQDPLLRTLDPKQLDPHLKELASQSPLYDSVAVFDTRGVNRGWSNPTVPDEPRLWIGDRPYFQKVLATNAPVISEVLELRRPIRTGLLVSTPIRGADGQPIAVFNVVLRTDLLEQRYAGARLQPGQALFLADQNGRLAFHTGNPELSFEESNAYARFEPLQAALRGKPSRLAGFTSPLQGDERLGAFVPVPRYPWAVGVTIPTDVAMAPLHERARTRLAAFGCILLLNVALAAVLARFYSRPVRQLRSAAQALGRGEMGRRVSISTGDELEELGTSFNEMAAHLARRQVEVDALRAQAEHQAQQLAAIIASVPDAIFLTTPEGRLVDANPAGLRMLGLKERSELGGSSAGALLLQDVRHPDGHPMAPEELPIRRALAGETFTDVEVLLRGRDGQDRLLSVHGAPVRDSSGQLILGEVVVRDITRRRKEEQELSRMFERELALSRIGQALVSEMELERIARVVIEQSLHALGADGIGLWLADPEREELALISSHQLTVAVVEGLRRIPFDAPLLTAKAAREERIQVVEDVLEGGAPPRSGWLAREGGYRGMVAVPLHAQERLVGVMSYFTREPRPVSPRALEFHAMVGRLFAVAIEKARLFQELRAALRLREEFMSAAAHELKTPVTSIQTWAELLLNLEVLTPRQQKGLNIIARNTRRISRLVEHLFAAVRMAPGPPKLERQRFDLHALVKEQAEKFARTTENPIRIETMEALFIHAERQLLGEVVAHLLENAVRYSPPGGAVELRVKRVGGEAVVSVQDQGPGIPPERQPHVFEPLYEPLPPGAPGYTGVVYLGLHLSRQIIEAHGGRIWLESHPGEGSTFCFSLPLSPTSAEEDSHTYS; this is translated from the coding sequence ATGCTTCACCTGCGTATCCACGCCAAGCTACTGGTCGCGTTCATCATCGTGCTCCTGCCGGTGCTGGGGCTGTTGCTCGTGGACCTGCTGTCGGACCTGGAGAGGACGCGGGAGGACATCCTCGACGTCCAGTTCATGACGGCCCAGGCCGTGGCCGGGCAGGCCTCCGAGACACTGGATGCGGCCATCAGTTTCGGTTGGGCCGTGTCCCAGGATCCGCTGCTGCGGACCCTGGATCCGAAGCAGTTGGATCCCCACCTGAAGGAGCTGGCCTCCCAGAGCCCGCTCTATGACTCCGTGGCCGTCTTCGATACCCGGGGCGTCAACCGGGGCTGGAGCAATCCCACCGTGCCGGACGAGCCCCGGCTCTGGATAGGCGATCGCCCGTACTTCCAGAAGGTGCTGGCCACCAACGCCCCGGTCATCTCCGAGGTGCTCGAGCTGCGGCGTCCCATCCGCACGGGCCTGCTCGTGAGCACGCCCATCCGAGGAGCGGACGGGCAGCCGATCGCCGTCTTCAACGTGGTGCTGCGCACGGATCTGCTGGAGCAGCGCTACGCGGGCGCCCGGCTCCAGCCAGGGCAGGCCCTCTTCCTGGCGGACCAGAACGGCCGGCTGGCCTTCCACACCGGCAATCCCGAGCTGTCCTTCGAGGAGAGCAACGCCTACGCCCGCTTCGAGCCCCTCCAGGCCGCGCTGCGCGGCAAGCCCTCGCGGCTCGCCGGGTTCACCAGTCCGCTCCAGGGTGACGAGCGCCTGGGCGCCTTCGTCCCGGTTCCCCGCTACCCGTGGGCGGTGGGCGTGACGATCCCCACCGACGTCGCCATGGCGCCGCTTCACGAGCGGGCGCGGACGCGGCTGGCGGCCTTTGGCTGCATCCTGCTGCTCAACGTCGCGCTGGCCGCGGTGCTGGCGCGCTTCTACTCCCGTCCGGTGCGGCAGCTGCGCAGTGCCGCGCAGGCGCTGGGGCGCGGAGAGATGGGGCGGCGCGTGTCCATCTCCACGGGGGATGAGCTGGAGGAGCTCGGCACCTCGTTCAACGAGATGGCGGCCCACCTCGCCCGGCGCCAGGTGGAGGTGGATGCCCTGCGCGCGCAGGCCGAGCACCAGGCCCAGCAGCTCGCCGCCATCATCGCCAGCGTGCCGGATGCCATCTTCCTCACCACCCCGGAGGGACGGCTGGTGGACGCCAACCCCGCGGGCCTGCGAATGCTCGGGCTGAAGGAGCGCTCGGAGCTGGGAGGCTCGTCAGCGGGGGCCCTGCTGCTCCAGGACGTGCGGCATCCGGACGGACATCCCATGGCGCCCGAGGAGCTGCCCATCCGCCGCGCCCTGGCCGGAGAGACGTTCACCGACGTGGAGGTGCTCCTGCGCGGCCGGGATGGACAGGATCGCCTGCTCAGCGTCCATGGCGCACCGGTGCGGGATTCGTCCGGGCAGCTCATCCTCGGCGAGGTGGTGGTGCGCGACATCACCCGGCGCCGCAAGGAGGAGCAGGAGCTGTCGCGGATGTTCGAGCGGGAGCTGGCGCTCTCGCGCATCGGGCAGGCGCTCGTCAGCGAGATGGAGCTGGAGCGGATCGCCCGCGTGGTCATCGAGCAGAGCCTCCACGCCCTGGGAGCGGACGGCATCGGGCTGTGGCTGGCGGATCCGGAGCGGGAGGAGCTGGCGCTGATCAGCTCGCACCAGCTGACGGTCGCGGTGGTGGAGGGACTGCGCCGCATTCCGTTCGACGCGCCCCTACTCACCGCGAAGGCGGCCCGGGAGGAGCGCATCCAGGTGGTCGAGGACGTGCTGGAGGGAGGAGCGCCCCCGCGCTCCGGGTGGCTGGCGCGGGAGGGAGGCTACCGCGGCATGGTGGCGGTGCCGCTGCACGCCCAGGAGCGGCTGGTCGGGGTCATGTCCTACTTCACGAGGGAGCCCCGCCCCGTCTCCCCCCGGGCGCTGGAGTTCCACGCCATGGTGGGCCGGCTGTTCGCGGTGGCCATCGAGAAGGCGCGGCTGTTCCAGGAGCTGCGCGCGGCCCTGCGGCTGCGCGAGGAGTTCATGTCGGCGGCGGCCCATGAGCTGAAGACGCCGGTGACGTCCATCCAGACGTGGGCGGAGCTGCTGCTCAACCTGGAGGTGCTCACGCCGCGGCAGCAGAAGGGGCTCAACATCATCGCGCGCAACACGCGGCGGATCTCCCGGCTGGTGGAGCACCTGTTCGCGGCGGTGCGGATGGCACCCGGGCCCCCGAAGCTGGAGCGCCAGCGGTTCGATCTGCACGCATTGGTGAAGGAGCAGGCGGAGAAGTTCGCGCGCACCACGGAGAATCCCATCCGCATCGAGACCATGGAGGCGCTCTTCATCCACGCCGAGCGCCAGCTGTTGGGAGAGGTGGTGGCCCACCTGCTGGAGAACGCCGTGCGGTATTCGCCTCCCGGCGGTGCGGTGGAGCTCCGGGTGAAGCGCGTTGGCGGCGAGGCGGTGGTGTCGGTGCAGGACCAGGGGCCGGGGATTCCACCGGAGCGCCAGCCCCACGTCTTCGAGCCCCTCTATGAGCCGCTGCCTCCGGGGGCACCGGGCTACACGGGGGTGGTGTACCTGGGGCTGCACCTGAGCCGGCAGATCATCGAGGCGCATGGAGGCCGCATCTGGCTGGAGAGCCACCCGGGCGAAGGCTCCACGTTCTGCTTCAGCCTGCCGCTGAGCCCCACGTCGGCCGAGGAGGACTCCCACACGTACAGCTGA
- a CDS encoding 1,4-dihydroxy-2-naphthoyl-CoA synthase — MTVSAIFNPARWREVEGFKFDDITYHRSVEHGTVRVAFNRPDVRNAFRPKTVDELYTALEHARVTTDVGCVLITGNGPSPRDGGWAFCSGGDQRIRGKDGYKYEGDAANTPDVGRMGRLHILEVQRLIRFMPKIVIAVVPGWAAGGGHSLHVVCDMTLASKEHAMFKQTDADVASFDSGYGSALLARQVGQKKAREIFFLGLEYTADQAAAMGAINASVPHAQLEDTALEWARIINAKSPTAMRMLKYGFNLPDDGMVGQQLFAGEATRLAYGTEEAQEGRDAFLEKREKNYKRFPWHY, encoded by the coding sequence ATGACCGTTTCCGCCATCTTCAATCCCGCGCGCTGGCGCGAGGTGGAAGGCTTCAAGTTCGACGACATCACCTACCACCGCTCCGTGGAGCACGGCACGGTGCGCGTCGCCTTCAACCGGCCCGACGTGCGCAATGCCTTCCGGCCCAAGACGGTGGACGAGCTGTACACCGCGCTGGAGCACGCCCGTGTGACGACCGACGTGGGCTGCGTGCTCATCACCGGCAACGGCCCCTCGCCCAGGGACGGCGGCTGGGCGTTCTGCTCGGGCGGAGACCAGCGCATCCGCGGCAAGGATGGCTACAAGTACGAGGGTGACGCGGCCAACACGCCCGACGTGGGCCGCATGGGCCGGCTGCACATCCTCGAGGTGCAGCGGCTCATCCGCTTCATGCCGAAGATCGTCATCGCCGTGGTGCCCGGGTGGGCGGCGGGTGGCGGGCACAGCCTGCACGTGGTGTGTGACATGACGCTGGCCAGCAAGGAGCACGCCATGTTCAAGCAGACGGATGCGGACGTGGCGAGCTTCGACAGCGGCTACGGCTCGGCGCTGCTGGCGCGGCAGGTGGGCCAGAAGAAGGCGCGGGAGATCTTCTTCCTGGGCCTGGAGTACACGGCGGACCAGGCCGCCGCCATGGGTGCCATCAACGCGTCGGTGCCGCACGCGCAGCTCGAGGACACGGCGCTGGAGTGGGCGCGGATCATCAACGCGAAGAGCCCCACGGCGATGCGCATGCTGAAGTACGGCTTCAACCTGCCCGACGACGGCATGGTGGGCCAGCAGCTCTTCGCGGGCGAGGCGACGCGGCTCGCCTACGGCACCGAGGAGGCCCAGGAGGGCCGCGACGCCTTCCTGGAGAAGCGCGAGAAGAACTACAAGCGCTTCCCCTGGCACTACTGA